A portion of the Macaca thibetana thibetana isolate TM-01 chromosome 9, ASM2454274v1, whole genome shotgun sequence genome contains these proteins:
- the SFRP5 gene encoding secreted frizzled-related protein 5 yields MRAAAGVARTAALALLLGALHWTPARGEEYDYYGWQAEPLHGRSYSKPPQCLDIPADLPLCHTVGYKRMRLPNLLEHESLAEVKQQASSWLPLLAKRCHSDTQVFLCSLFAPVCLDRPIYPCRSLCEAVRAGCAPLMEAYGFPWPEMLHCHKFPLDNDLCIAVQFGHLPATAPPVTKICAQCEMEHSADGLMEQMCSSDFVVKMRIKEIKIENGDRKLIGAQKKKKLLKPGPLKRKDTKRLVLHMKNGAGCPCPQLDGLAGSFLVMGRKVDGQLLLMAVYRWDKKNKEMKFAVKFMFSYPCSLYYPFFYGAAEPH; encoded by the exons ATGCGGGCGGCGGCGGGGGTGGCGCGGACAGCCGCTCTGGCGCTGTTGCTGGGGGCGCTGCACTGGACGCCGGCGCGCGGCGAGGAGTACGACTACTATGGCTGGCAGGCCGAGCCGCTGCACGGCCGCTCCTACTCCAAGCCGCCGCAGTGCCTCGATATCCCTGCCGACCTGCCGCTCTGCCACACGGTGGGCTACAAGCGCATGCGGCTGCCCAACCTGCTGGAGCACGAGAGCCTGGCCGAAGTGAAGCAGCAGGCGAGCAGCTGGCTGCCGCTGCTGGCCAAGCGCTGCCACTCGGATACGCAAGTCTTCCTGTGCTCGCTCTTTGCACCCGTCTGTCTCGACCGGCCCATCTACCCGTGCCGCTCGCTGTGCGAGGCCGTGCGTGCCGGCTGCGCGCCACTCATGGAGGCCTACGGCTTCCCCTGGCCCGAGATGCTGCACTGCCACAAGTTCCCCCTGGACAACGACCTCTGCATCGCCGTGCAGTTCGGGCAcctgcccgccaccgcgcctccAG TGACCAAGATCTGCGCCCAGTGTGAGATGGAGCACAGCGCTGATGGCCTCATGGAGCAGATGTGCTCCAGTGACTTTG TGGTCAAAATGCGCATCAAGGAGATCAAGATAGAGAATGGGGACCGGAAGTTGATTGGAGCCCAGAAAAAGAAGAAGCTGCTCAAGCCGGGCCCCCTGAAGCGCAAGGACACCAAGCGGCTGGTGTTGCACATGAAGAACGGCGCGGGCTGCCCCTGCCCGCAGCTGGACGGCCTGGCGGGCAGCTTCCTGGTCATGGGCCGCAAAGTGGATGGACAGCTGCTGCTCATGGCCGTCTACCGCTGGGACAAGAAGAATAAGGAGATGAAGTTCGCAGTCAAATTCATGTTCTCCTACCCCTGCTCCCTCTACTACCCTTTCTTCTATGGGGCCGCAGAGCCCCACTAA